A stretch of Procambarus clarkii isolate CNS0578487 chromosome 80, FALCON_Pclarkii_2.0, whole genome shotgun sequence DNA encodes these proteins:
- the LOC138357910 gene encoding uncharacterized protein produces the protein MTEYLSVYISLGLWGYFKYCCTTRYIADRIGQLKWSPAPLRSGPQLRSEVVPNSAPKWYPTPLRSGTQLRSEVVPSSAPKWYPAPLRSGTQLRSEVVPNSAPKWSPTPLRSGPQLRSEVVPSSAPKWSPAPLRSGPQLRSEVVPNSAPKWYPTPLRSGPQLRSEVVPNSAPKWSPTPLRSGPQLRSEVVPNSAPKWYPAPLRSGPQLRSEVAPSSAPKWSPAPLRSGPQLRSEVVPNSAPKWSPTPLRSGPQLRSEVVPNSAPKWSPTPLRSGPQLRSEVVPNSAPKWSPTPLRSRPLEVLFERTCFAYIIITPLVPS, from the coding sequence ATGACGGAATACCTAAGTGTGTACATTTCACTTGGACTCTGGGGCTATTTTAAATATTGTTGCACCACCCGGTATATTGCTGACCGCATAGGGCAGCTGAAGTGGTCCCCAGCTCCACTCCGAAGTGGACCCCAACTCCGCTCCGAAGTGGTCCCCAACTCCGCTCCGAAGTGGTACCCAACTCCGCTCCGAAGTGGTACCCAACTCCGCTCCGAAGTGGTCCCCAGCTCTGCTCCGAAGTGGTACCCAGCTCCGCTCCGAAGTGGTACCCAACTCCGCTCCGAAGTGGTACCCAACTCCGCTCCGAAGTGGTCCCCAACTCCGCTCCGAAGTGGTCCCCAGCTCCGCTCCGAAGTGGTCCCCAGCTCCGCTCCGAAGTGGTCCCCAGCTCCGCTCCGAAGTGGTCCCCAGCTCCGCTCCGAAGTGGTCCCCAACTCCGCTCCGAAGTGGTACCCAACTCCGCTCCGAAGTGGTCCCCAACTCCGCTCCGAAGTGGTCCCCAACTCCGCTCCGAAGTGGTCCCCAACTCCGCTCCGAAGTGGTCCCCAACTCCGCTCCGAAGTGGTCCCCAACTCCGCTCCGAAGTGGTACCCAGCTCCGCTCCGAAGTGGTCCCCAGCTCCGCTCCGAAGTGGCCCCCAGCTCCGCTCCTAAGTGGTCCCCAGCTCCGCTCCGAAGTGGTCCCCAACTCCGCTCCGAAGTGGTCCCCAACTCCGCTCCGAAGTGGTCCCCAACTCCGCTCCGAAGTGGTCCCCAACTCCGCTCCGAAGTGGTCCCCAACTCCGCTCCGAAGTGGTCCCCAACTCCGCTCCGAAGTGGTCCCCAACTCCGCTCCGAAGTGGTCCCCAACTCCGCTCCGAAGTGGTCCCCAACTCCGCTCCGAAGTCGTCCTCTTGAAGTCCTCTTCGAGAGGACTTGCTTTGCCTACATCATCATCACTCCTCTCGTGCCCTCATag